Part of the Quercus lobata isolate SW786 chromosome 6, ValleyOak3.0 Primary Assembly, whole genome shotgun sequence genome, acaagactaaaaaaaaaaaaacaaggtgAAGGAACCTAAGTAGTATTTGGATTTTTAGAACTTCATAAGTTCTTTCTGCCTTCTGGCATATAATTTGCAGATTAATGATCAAATTACAAATCACCACCGCACACTCTTGATGcaatggtcactccataagtataagtacttatggggtgtggggggtaaggggtGGAATTCAAGTATCCAGGAaggagattcacacacatatacacttagattaggctagagtaaaattctatcttatatcaaaaacaaaaaatgatcaaattacAAATCATTCATTTAGTGTTACTTTAGATAGATAGATGGCACAAGCCACAAGGTAAGATCATTGAAATACATTGGGCCAGCTACATGTTACAGCTTCTCAAAACAAGAGGAATGGTCAAAGTAAGTTGGCATATCAGTAATTACcgcaaaaaattttgcaaaatttgttaTCATACTCGGAAGAGAATCCATATTTGAGGTGTAGAtgaatgttaaatattagctCTGATATCATGTTAAATATGTtagaataaatgcaaaaatgaGACCTACGTCACGAAAGAAAAGtgactataatatatatatgtagtacAAAACTACAAACACTGAATTATAATGAACCTAACACAAGGTTAAACCCTAAACTAACCTACACTGACTATAGTTAATAGGCTTGTAGAATAAGTTTGAGTCTTGACTCTTAACTAGAATGCACAGCATTGAGGTTTTTCAAAGTGGGGCACTGCCGAGAATGACTTGAAGCTTTGGCTTTCTTTCAACAATGGCTGGCGTATGTAGCATTGGCTATCCTTATCCTATGgctttcacaataattttttttgaagacttgaagttTTGGCCGTTATGTTGGGTGTTggcaaaataataattttttgaacctatcaaaaaaaaaaaaaaaaaaatttgaaaacttgaagtTTTAGCTGTTATGTTAGGTGTTGGTTGGCAATATAATAATGAAACCATTCGCATTAAATGCTTTAAAATATCCAAGTATAAAGAAATCTTCTATttacctataaaataaaatttaaaaaaaatcatctattttctcttgacaggcatattttaatttaattgtgaTTAGGTAAACTATGCTTTCACATTAAACTATATCAATTTGTCATTTTCAGACAGAAGTAATATTTAATTGtggattactttttttttgggaatatttgTGGAAtacttattttaaattaataaaacatgtaactttttttagattaaaaaagtatacccttttcatagattttatttgacaacaaaaaaaagcttaccaattgagttaatttaAATCCACAATAaacattcttctcaaaaaaaaaatcacaataaacaTATAACCTATTAAACTatatttgtccataaaatttttACCATATATCTAGTGacacaaaatatttcataacttCTGGCATGACTCATTATTATTGATGTCATTATAAAAGTGTTTTCATTTAGGGACctatgtaaaaatattgttgcTTCAATCACAAAGCATTGTTATTTgtcatttgattaaaaaaaaaatatatatatatatataaaagtaaaaaaaaaaaaaaaaaaaaaaaaaaaaaaaacttttcaccttaacaagttgtgaaaaatgttccATGTATATTTggatatagtttttttttttttttttgggttaaaaacttatttgttaAAGCTAATTAAAGTATAATATattatacattttaaaaaaatgaggattGAAAAagttatacattaatatatatatatatatatatatatattctaaaacaaaaagaaaaagttattgctagttaaaaaaaaaaagataatgaggccgtttggattcagcgtttttCACTGAATCCAAGCTGcgttttctgaattttttttttttttttttaactttagcCGCACATTTGGACTAAAtcaactgtgaacagtgcattcgtgcactgttcacggacccacaaatttcactttttatcaactttttcattaaaaatgggtcccacgatactattcacatatttaaaaattattttgctacagtgttttcagtttcagttttcagtttcaacaaaaataagctcaatccaaacggacccaatGTCACCCTTTAGAATGACAGTGTTAATAAGAAAGGAATTAAGGAAAGCATCATTAAACTATAAGACTATCCTAAAGGAGACAGAAAGATTATACCATATGCAATCTACGAACTccacttcttctttctttttttccttctttttgagaaacaatctACTAACTCCACTTGGTCACAGAGCTAAATAGTCAATTCAAGACTCACCATTTCACAGTCCTCTTAAAtcatttttataggaaaaaactGAATAAATTGACTACTGGAAGTTCGAGTTTACCCTTTCTCTTAGGAAAACCGGGTAATTTCCAACTCAGGACACATTACATATAATCATAATTGCAAACAGGTTGGTGAGAGTTCCATCAATCTATcaatttgtaattaattaatactttGAAATGAACCTTATAAGTGATTGGAATATAGTCACGATGAACCTTATAAGCTATAGATCTGCCGGACCTATAGTCACATAGCATAGACCACATTAGAAAACGCAGCTATAAACCAAATGGATCTACAGCCGCATTTTTTGTAGTGAATGAAATAGAATTGGCAttcatcatttttctttccccCTAGACTTCCAAAACAGAGAAATAGATAGTATATTGTCcttcaaaaattcatttcatTCCACTCTCTTTCCCATAAGCTGGTAATATATGGATTCAAGTGTTTCTGATATTGTTGGTAAAGAATATAGGCTAAGGCTATTGGTTTTCAAATTAACagtggaaattatttttaaagaaaataaaggtaACGAAATATAGCTTCTTTGCACTTTTAGAacatgtttttcagtttttctgaCTTGTTTGTAGAAAAGAGTGATCAAGATATTGGGAATTTGGGACCCTTGCTTCTCAATGAAATGTATTCAAGACATTCCAGAAGTTAATCTTACTTAAAGATTGGGAAGTAGAACtgtaaaactctctctctctctcttgtgtgGAATTTGCATACCTAATTTTTTCTTGTCGTTTTTCTATGATTGATTGACTTGAATTAttgtcaaaaatataaattgaacaTTTGGGTCAAgttctaaatttgaaaattttcttttttatggttATGAAATTATAAACGTATGAAATTTGCCTTTATAATTCTTGCTCGTGtgacaaaatttcacaaaattatGTGTCGCTCTATCATAAAGGTAGAGTTACGCAAGTATTAAATCGGTACATTTACACACAAAAATtaggataaaaaattttaatttgaaggaTCAAAATTGAACCTAACCCAAATTTTGGGATCACTAGTATATTTAGGaaattgaattatttaattGCTTAGTTCCTTTGATGTgtgctattaattttttaggcCACCAAATTGAAGATTTCTCTCACAGACATACACAGCTCAAGGGTTTCcctttctcccaaaaaaaaaggctcaaGGGATGCCCCTACCCAAAGGCAATTAATTGGCAACCCCCGAATTGTCACTTTGATTCCACTATTTCTATTTGGATAACAAATTTAGCTCAATTAACAAAATGTGCCCATCTTTTTGTGAATGATATTAAAGATGTTACAAACTTTGTAACATAATCCTTACAAAATGATTTattaagttttaaacaaaataaaaaatatttactaaaaaCATTTCAACATTGGCTCATGCAATCCGATGAACATTGCCCTCAAAACTCTTATTACCAGGCATTGGCTAGACGCAAGGAACATCAAAGGCACACCAATTTAACCAATGATTGAAAGGTAGACACAAAAGACTCCTATCTCAAATAATACAAAGACATAACAGCCTCGACTTAATAGTCAGGGTTAGCCAAGAGGTAGCTTTCGACAGCCTTGAACATTCCCATTCCCTTCTCTTTTCCAGCCTTAATTTGCTCTTCCTTGATCTCTATGTCTCCAATGGTGTAGTATTTGCTTGTGCTCTTGCAAATGCATCCTCCATCTGGGGACGACTCAAACTTAATCTCATTAGCAATTTTTTCGAGTGTGCTCATCAAAGCATCACCTTCAATCACACTGTAGCCAAATGCGAAA contains:
- the LOC115995456 gene encoding major allergen Pru ar 1-like; this encodes MGVVTYDLEITAAIPPAKMFKAFVLDSDNLIPKILPQAIKSIETLEGNGGPGTIKQINFGEASQFKFMKHRIDSLDKENFAFGYSVIEGDALMSTLEKIANEIKFESSPDGGCICKSTSKYYTIGDIEIKEEQIKAGKEKGMGMFKAVESYLLANPDY